In the Chryseobacterium sp. MYb264 genome, one interval contains:
- a CDS encoding resolvase encodes MKITYPFLISSLLVSTLACNPQDKKKESNKAKAAHHDSVITFADFKKIKGVDNIQEVPFQLFTKLDSVRFYVAPNKDSAYLKVPYQKLDNYYGFEEFDDFYSIHFSINNTISNSIEAFVLKSEFTASFDLTLKGINLNEIRSSTYREQTDFNNKSFTQYGSVEEVTAAEYHEALKSKADEVLIKNPHIILKGNNWISDKDGREIKIQQYENLPTEDGLLSYQYIGYSPFLGLEVFREDNQDANNAFYTFYNPKEGFSMDLFTSGYPHTIPSINRISSISNNNDTGSDFMMAQYFPETKKQINQLYVNFTGFKFSDEKKGFWMNHDTFYAEVYPTTSTPAKNKKQKASYIKIQLKISLF; translated from the coding sequence ATGAAAATTACATATCCATTTCTGATTTCTTCTCTTTTAGTGAGTACTCTGGCATGTAACCCTCAGGACAAAAAAAAGGAAAGCAATAAAGCCAAAGCAGCACATCACGACAGCGTTATCACATTTGCGGATTTCAAAAAAATAAAAGGCGTAGACAATATTCAGGAAGTTCCTTTTCAATTGTTTACGAAGCTTGATTCCGTTCGCTTTTATGTGGCTCCAAATAAAGATTCGGCTTATCTTAAAGTTCCTTACCAAAAGCTTGATAACTATTATGGATTTGAAGAATTTGATGATTTTTACTCCATTCATTTCAGCATTAACAATACCATTTCCAACAGCATAGAAGCCTTCGTTCTGAAATCTGAATTTACGGCCTCATTTGATCTCACATTAAAGGGGATTAACCTTAATGAGATTAGAAGCAGCACCTATAGGGAGCAAACTGATTTCAACAACAAATCATTCACCCAATATGGCAGTGTGGAAGAAGTAACGGCCGCAGAATATCATGAGGCTCTGAAATCAAAAGCAGATGAAGTTTTAATTAAAAATCCTCATATTATACTAAAAGGCAACAACTGGATCAGTGACAAAGACGGACGGGAAATAAAAATCCAGCAATATGAAAACCTGCCTACAGAAGATGGCCTTCTGTCTTATCAATACATCGGATACTCTCCTTTTCTGGGTCTTGAGGTCTTTAGGGAAGACAACCAGGATGCCAATAATGCCTTTTATACCTTTTATAACCCGAAAGAGGGATTTTCTATGGATCTGTTCACCTCCGGCTATCCTCATACCATTCCTTCTATCAACAGGATTTCTTCAATAAGCAATAATAATGATACAGGATCGGATTTTATGATGGCTCAGTATTTTCCTGAAACAAAGAAACAGATCAATCAGCTCTATGTTAATTTTACAGGATTTAAATTCTCGGACGAAAAAAAGGGCTTCTGGATGAATCACGATACCTTTTATGCCGAGGTTTATCCTACCACATCCACCCCGGCAAAAAATAAAAAGCAAAAAGCGTCCTATATTAAAATCCAGCTGAAAATCAGTTTATTTTAA